TTCTCCGTGGCCGCGTCCCACACGATCTTCCGGATCTCGGTGGGGAGGACGCCATTGTCACCATCTCTCAGGATACCTGCAACGACACTCTGCACCCACATCTGGGCCTGGATGCAGCTAAGAGCAAGGGAGACGTTATTCTGTTCGATGCCCAGCGCTCGCAACAGCATCTGGTGGTCTTTCTCACTTATTTGTTCCCAGGTGGGCAACACCTCCGACACGAGCCactgccccatccccaggctggcCAGGGATGAATTCAGGGGGTTGAGAATGCCATGCATGCCCGAGGTGACAGCCTCCAGCTTGTTGGCCAAGACCTCGGTGCTCATGCTGTTGAGGACTCCCAGCCCGGCGCCTCCTCCTCCCAGCGCCGTGGCCAGCAGGTCTCTTCTAGCCCGGGTCCCCTGGATGGAGCGGCTGTGGAGCCACGCCAGCCAGCCAGTGTGGAGCGTGGACAAAAAGGGGGTACAGTGTGGTCTCACAGATGAAATATTAACAGTGGACAGGGACAACACCACCTTCTTCAGTGACCGGACAGGCCCAGTCAACAGCTCTTGGATGTGATTTTGCTTGACTACATAAGGGCCTATTTTGGAAACAAAGGGGCGCAAGACAGCGATGAGGGAAAACTCTTTTTTAAATCCTTCAGGACCTAGTATCCACCACTTTCCACCAAGCTCAGGGGACATTTCTACACTCAGGCTTCCCTGGCACCATACCTGGAGATTTATGACCAGGTGTGGGCAGCGTCCATAATCCTGATTGTACCATGAAGCCTCCGCACCTAATTCAGATCTGTTAAGAGTTTTGCTCTCACGGAGACAGTTTACTGGCACAACCCACGTGCGGCTGTCAGAGGCAGCGATAGTCACGCTGGTGCCATCAATTTGCATCGGGTCGGTTATACTTTCTTGGGAGTATTTAATTTCCAGTTTTACCCTGTTGCCAACTTCAGGGTATTGAGCTGCATGCCAGGCCAAAAAATGGCACTTGGAGATCTTAACGGCAGCAAAAGTGCTCGTCAGAGTGCTAATCTTGAATTTAAAGGACAGCCCCACGTTGTTTTGTGTCCAGAGACAAACCACAAAGACTGGCTGGACCAGAGTAAAATTGCACCAACAGTCCAATTTTTCTACGGcacaggtttttttctgattcttttttgtttttacttcgGTTACAGAAATTTGAGTTACCCGCTGGTGAGTGGATCCATTAATTACCCTGCATGCTACCTTTATTTCTTGTCCCACCTTCCCCAGCAGCTGCGGCAGTCTGTTTGTGCTATCCCAGCTCCACTCATTTTCCAAGTACACCTCTGTCCCATGCATAACCACCGTTGACAAATTTAAGCCTTTGttagagtttaaacccatgcttCCCGTGTATTTTATGTGAGCTTGAGACCAGGGCCAATCAGTTCCCATTTTTGTGTACCTCCTaaccctgtgctgggctgtggcCCATGATTTGGGGTGTCTTTCTAAGTGGAAATGACTGACTTTCTGCCTGAGATGCTGATGGGTTGGTTGGGCGTGTTGGGTGCTCAGCGCTATGCACATACCAGAGAGCAAAGCAAATCCTGCAACCAGaaatttgaaagcattttcccCGCAGCACAAACAGGGCTGGTGATGCCACGAA
This genomic stretch from Patagioenas fasciata isolate bPatFas1 chromosome 4, bPatFas1.hap1, whole genome shotgun sequence harbors:
- the LOC136100877 gene encoding uncharacterized protein; amino-acid sequence: MEGDCDRREGRTSWHHQPCLCCGENAFKFLVAGFALLSGMCIALSTQHAQPTHQHLRQKVSHFHLERHPKSWATAQHRVRRYTKMGTDWPWSQAHIKYTGSMGLNSNKGLNLSTVVMHGTEVYLENEWSWDSTNRLPQLLGKVGQEIKVACRVINGSTHQRVTQISVTEVKTKKNQKKTCAVEKLDCWCNFTLVQPVFVVCLWTQNNVGLSFKFKISTLTSTFAAVKISKCHFLAWHAAQYPEVGNRVKLEIKYSQESITDPMQIDGTSVTIAASDSRTWVVPVNCLRESKTLNRSELGAEASWYNQDYGRCPHLVINLQVWCQGSLSVEMSPELGGKWWILGPEGFKKEFSLIAVLRPFVSKIGPYVVKQNHIQELLTGPVRSLKKVVLSLSTVNISSVRPHCTPFLSTLHTGWLAWLHSRSIQGTRARRDLLATALGGGGAGLGVLNSMSTEVLANKLEAVTSGMHGILNPLNSSLASLGMGQWLVSEVLPTWEQISEKDHQMLLRALGIEQNNVSLALSCIQAQMWVQSVVAGILRDGDNGVLPTEIRKIVWDAATEKERQLQAWWRLVNFTHDQALNAVVAHVLTVAEARIEKVYPIVALGVNTNGSVVYPLDHRMWARVSRGKWQSVDLEACILERGLGFICEDDALRASDVCFDTKEGVCHFEIDPQSSNETVLVYVGKGCVCFRTMCKYVQINEVYNQTVFNDSNMCACNVAIIRGCDFVYKPPMFTSQLLIRNYTLYRSITPTPIGMDLALVKEMLEHEHLQQLLENAKAEAKKILITVHHDGNVIKQVMERIKRVGEHHWWEIFLGWSPTATGIFNTLLHPIVFLLLLQICVCFAMVAICYRMRQVNRDIENQVKRVGVAKLLLP